The Brevibacillus brevis genome contains a region encoding:
- a CDS encoding acetyl-CoA C-acetyltransferase: MKTVIVGAARTPFGKFGGALKALSAVELGSVVIKEAVERAGISGDQVDEVIMGMVLQAGAGQVPSRQAARKAGLPWNVASETINKVCASGMRAVTMGDQIIRAGDGEIIVAGGMESMSNAPYALPDARYGMRMGDATVRDLMMYDGLTCPFDQVPMAVHGSNVAEENGITREEQDAWALRSQQRAAQAMEKGLFADELVSVSIPQRKGEALQVNVDEGPRPDTSKEGLAKLPPVYKKDGTITAGNAPGINDGAAAMVLMSDAKAQELGIKPLATILGHAAVGAEAPYIATTPGLAINKLLEKTGVSLSEIDLFEVNEAFAAVILTSGKIVGWDEEKVNVNGGAIALGHPIGASGARIIMHLAYELKRRGGGLGVAAICSGAAQGDAILIKVE; this comes from the coding sequence ATGAAAACAGTCATTGTAGGGGCAGCGCGTACCCCGTTTGGTAAGTTTGGCGGAGCTTTGAAAGCGCTATCGGCAGTAGAGCTCGGCTCCGTTGTAATCAAGGAAGCGGTAGAGCGCGCTGGCATTTCCGGCGATCAGGTGGACGAAGTGATCATGGGCATGGTTTTGCAGGCAGGTGCGGGTCAGGTGCCATCTCGTCAGGCGGCACGCAAAGCTGGACTACCGTGGAATGTAGCGAGTGAGACGATCAACAAAGTATGTGCATCCGGGATGCGTGCAGTGACGATGGGGGACCAGATCATTCGCGCAGGGGACGGAGAAATCATCGTCGCGGGCGGCATGGAGAGCATGAGCAACGCACCGTATGCATTGCCGGATGCCAGATACGGAATGCGGATGGGAGATGCAACGGTTCGCGATCTCATGATGTACGACGGTCTCACTTGTCCGTTTGATCAAGTACCGATGGCTGTTCATGGCAGCAATGTGGCAGAAGAGAACGGGATTACGCGAGAAGAGCAGGATGCGTGGGCGCTACGCAGCCAGCAGAGAGCCGCACAAGCGATGGAAAAAGGACTTTTTGCTGACGAGCTTGTCTCGGTGTCCATCCCGCAAAGAAAAGGGGAGGCACTGCAAGTAAATGTCGATGAAGGGCCGCGCCCGGATACCTCCAAAGAAGGATTGGCGAAGCTGCCACCTGTGTACAAAAAGGACGGAACGATCACGGCAGGCAATGCACCGGGGATCAACGACGGAGCAGCAGCGATGGTACTGATGTCAGACGCGAAAGCACAAGAGCTGGGCATCAAGCCGCTCGCCACGATACTGGGACACGCCGCGGTCGGCGCAGAGGCTCCTTATATCGCGACAACTCCGGGGCTTGCGATCAACAAGCTCTTGGAAAAGACGGGAGTTTCCCTATCTGAAATCGATTTGTTCGAGGTGAATGAAGCCTTCGCTGCTGTCATTTTGACCAGTGGCAAAATCGTCGGGTGGGACGAAGAGAAAGTGAATGTAAACGGGGGAGCGATTGCGCTCGGACACCCGATTGGTGCGAGTGGTGCTCGGATTATTATGCACCTCGCCTATGAATTGAAAAGACGAGGCGGCGGTTTGGGAGTCGCGGCAATTTGCAGTGGTGCCGCACAGGGTGACGCCATCTTGATTAAAGTAGAGTAA
- a CDS encoding sigma-70 family RNA polymerase sigma factor: MRKLELAEKSLTKTKEALFDELIRHYLKKVLRLVYLMVKDRSLAEDITQEVFLSAYKNLGKFRQESSMQTWVYRIAVNEAKKHLRSWSFRHLFFKPEVDIEVVEGAESAVLQNDLRARFAHLVMKLPHSYRQLIVLHYYEELSVEEIAVILDMTAGAIYTKMHRARQKLKALLEKEGIE; encoded by the coding sequence GTGAGGAAGCTGGAGCTTGCAGAGAAAAGCTTAACCAAAACAAAAGAAGCATTATTTGATGAGTTGATCCGGCACTATTTGAAAAAGGTGTTGCGCCTGGTGTATTTGATGGTCAAGGACCGCAGCCTTGCTGAGGATATTACGCAGGAAGTGTTCCTGTCAGCTTACAAAAACTTGGGGAAATTCCGCCAAGAGAGCTCGATGCAAACATGGGTGTACCGAATCGCCGTCAACGAAGCGAAAAAACACCTGCGCTCGTGGTCGTTCCGTCACCTGTTTTTCAAACCGGAAGTGGACATAGAGGTAGTCGAGGGAGCAGAGTCGGCCGTTTTGCAAAATGACCTTCGTGCCCGTTTTGCTCATCTCGTTATGAAGCTGCCGCATAGCTACCGTCAGCTGATCGTCCTGCACTACTATGAAGAATTGTCTGTAGAGGAGATTGCGGTCATTTTGGACATGACCGCCGGAGCGATTTATACGAAAATGCACCGGGCACGTCAAAAGCTCAAAGCGCTGCTGGAAAAGGAGGGGATCGAATGA
- a CDS encoding (Fe-S)-binding protein — translation MLALINLIAFFLVLAYGLYLAGHVVYSRYLFIKLGKKPDVKNDFGARINLMLDNVIFHKKLLKDKKSGVMHVVMFYGFITLQFGAIELIIKGLSKGYELPFGSAHKYFSVMQEITTFLILAAVGYAYYRRYIEKLKRLKRGFKSGLVLLLISSLMATVLLSLAFEQIWLGHEPSAFAPISSVFAIVFSAIGVGTTGAAVGFYVFWWLHLIILLGFAVYVPQSKHAHLLFAPVNVWFKKLDPPGKLTSINFEDETQEEFGVGKIEDFTQTQLIDLYACVECGRCTNMCPASGTGKMLSPMDLITKMRDHLTEKGASVTSRTPWMPSFAFSQTTANQIAFQASEVAATAEGATAVYEKSLIGDVITEQELWACTTCRNCEDQCPVMNEHVDKIIDMRRYLVMTEGSMPAEAQRALNNIERQGNPWGINRKDRTKWIEGLNGEYEVPTVKQVEEFEYLFWVGSMGSFDLRSQKISQAFVKLMHEAGVKFAILGNEEKNSGDTARRIGNEFLFQQLAQENIALFEAYEVKKIVTCDPHAFNTFKNEYPEFGLKAEVYHHSELLAEWVKEGRLKPTKEIKERITYHDSCYLGRYNEIYDKPRVILEAIPGVEVVEMKRSGCDSMCCGAGGGLMWMEEHEGSRVNVTRTEQALEVNPTEIASACPYCLTMMNDGIKTKEQEDHVKTRDVAEILADAI, via the coding sequence ATGCTGGCACTCATTAATTTGATCGCCTTTTTCCTGGTTCTCGCTTACGGGCTGTATTTAGCAGGACATGTCGTGTACAGCAGATACTTGTTTATCAAGCTGGGGAAAAAGCCGGATGTGAAAAATGACTTTGGGGCACGCATCAATCTGATGCTGGACAACGTCATTTTCCACAAGAAGCTGCTGAAGGACAAAAAGAGCGGCGTGATGCACGTCGTGATGTTTTACGGCTTTATCACCCTGCAATTCGGAGCCATTGAGCTGATTATCAAAGGGCTTTCGAAAGGCTACGAGCTTCCTTTTGGCAGCGCTCACAAATACTTCTCCGTCATGCAGGAGATCACCACGTTTCTCATTTTGGCTGCGGTCGGCTACGCTTACTATCGCCGCTACATCGAAAAGCTCAAGCGTCTGAAGCGCGGCTTCAAATCAGGGCTCGTCCTCTTGCTGATTTCCTCCCTGATGGCGACTGTATTGCTCTCGCTCGCTTTTGAACAAATTTGGCTCGGACATGAGCCATCGGCGTTCGCTCCGATCTCTTCTGTTTTCGCGATTGTCTTCTCTGCGATTGGGGTAGGTACAACGGGTGCAGCGGTAGGCTTTTACGTTTTCTGGTGGCTGCATCTGATTATCTTGCTCGGCTTTGCGGTGTATGTGCCGCAGTCCAAGCACGCGCATCTGCTGTTTGCGCCCGTCAATGTGTGGTTCAAGAAGCTGGACCCGCCAGGCAAGCTGACCAGCATCAATTTCGAGGACGAGACGCAGGAGGAATTCGGTGTCGGCAAAATCGAGGATTTTACACAAACGCAGCTCATTGACTTGTACGCTTGTGTAGAGTGCGGTCGCTGTACGAATATGTGCCCGGCCTCTGGAACGGGAAAAATGCTATCCCCGATGGATCTGATTACGAAAATGCGCGACCATTTGACGGAAAAAGGTGCTTCGGTAACGTCGCGTACGCCATGGATGCCGAGCTTCGCTTTTTCGCAGACGACTGCCAATCAGATTGCGTTCCAAGCATCTGAAGTAGCGGCCACTGCCGAAGGAGCAACCGCTGTCTATGAGAAAAGCTTGATCGGCGATGTCATTACCGAGCAGGAGCTGTGGGCTTGTACGACCTGTCGCAACTGTGAAGATCAATGTCCGGTAATGAACGAGCACGTCGATAAAATCATCGATATGCGCCGCTATCTGGTCATGACAGAAGGAAGCATGCCAGCAGAAGCGCAGCGTGCCTTGAACAATATCGAGCGTCAGGGCAACCCGTGGGGAATCAACCGCAAAGACCGGACGAAATGGATTGAAGGTCTGAATGGCGAGTACGAGGTGCCGACGGTCAAGCAGGTCGAGGAATTCGAGTACTTGTTCTGGGTAGGCTCGATGGGATCGTTTGACTTGCGCAGTCAAAAAATTTCGCAGGCATTTGTGAAGCTCATGCACGAAGCAGGCGTGAAGTTCGCCATTCTGGGCAATGAAGAAAAGAACTCTGGCGATACCGCTCGCCGCATTGGTAACGAGTTCTTGTTCCAGCAGCTCGCCCAAGAAAATATCGCCTTGTTTGAAGCGTATGAAGTCAAAAAAATCGTCACCTGCGACCCGCATGCGTTCAATACGTTTAAGAACGAATATCCGGAGTTTGGGTTGAAGGCAGAGGTGTACCACCACTCTGAGCTGTTGGCGGAGTGGGTGAAGGAAGGCAGATTGAAGCCAACCAAGGAAATCAAGGAACGCATCACCTACCACGATTCCTGCTATCTGGGCCGTTACAACGAAATTTACGACAAGCCACGCGTCATCCTCGAAGCCATTCCTGGCGTAGAGGTGGTCGAAATGAAGCGCAGCGGCTGCGACAGCATGTGCTGCGGAGCGGGCGGCGGCTTGATGTGGATGGAGGAGCATGAAGGCTCTCGTGTCAACGTCACACGTACGGAGCAAGCTCTGGAGGTCAACCCGACGGAAATCGCCAGTGCATGCCCATACTGCCTGACGATGATGAACGACGGAATCAAGACCAAAGAGCAGGAAGATCACGTCAAAACACGCGACGTCGCGGAAATTCTCGCAGACGCCATCTAG
- the kamA gene encoding lysine 2,3-aminomutase translates to MHMTVATKRDWRSIELWKDVTDEQWNDWMWQLTHTIKTVDDLKQVINLTPEEEEGVRISTQTIPLNITPYYAHLMDPDDPSDPVRMQSVPLSSEMVRTKYDMEDPLHEDTDSPVPGLTHRYPDRVLFLVTNQCSMYCRYCTRRRFSGQIGMGVPKKQLDACIDYIRSRPEVRDVLLSGGDGLLINDRVLEYIISSLRDIPHVEIIRIGTRAPVVFPQRITENLCNILKKYHPVWLNTHFNHPKEITPEAKLACEMLANAGVPLGNQAVILAGINDCANTMKKLVQDLVKIRVRPYYIYQCDLSEGIGHFRAPVSKGIEIIEHLRGHTSGYAVPTFVVDAPHGGGKIPVSPNYIISQASDKVVLRNFEGVITSYPEPKQYHEHDEENCEYCIAAKGKAVGIAALMQDEVDNLEPTDLPRNKRIKATKVKSLADVRSEQKAKKEQTTVETKEASGK, encoded by the coding sequence ATGCACATGACAGTAGCGACAAAACGCGATTGGCGTTCGATAGAACTTTGGAAGGATGTCACGGACGAGCAATGGAATGACTGGATGTGGCAGCTTACGCACACCATCAAGACGGTCGATGATTTGAAGCAGGTAATCAATCTGACACCGGAAGAGGAAGAGGGCGTACGTATTTCTACGCAAACGATTCCACTCAACATCACACCGTACTATGCTCATCTGATGGATCCAGACGATCCAAGCGATCCGGTTCGCATGCAGTCTGTACCTTTGTCCTCTGAGATGGTTCGTACCAAATACGACATGGAAGACCCACTCCACGAGGATACGGATTCTCCTGTACCTGGTCTGACGCATCGTTATCCAGATCGCGTGCTTTTCCTAGTGACGAACCAATGCTCCATGTATTGCCGTTACTGTACGCGTCGTCGCTTTTCCGGCCAGATCGGCATGGGTGTGCCAAAGAAACAGCTGGATGCCTGTATCGATTACATCCGCTCAAGACCAGAAGTCCGCGATGTACTGCTCTCCGGTGGAGACGGTCTGTTGATCAATGACCGCGTACTGGAGTACATCATCAGCAGCCTGCGCGACATCCCGCATGTTGAAATTATTCGGATCGGTACGCGTGCACCTGTTGTATTCCCGCAGCGCATTACCGAAAACCTGTGCAACATCTTGAAAAAATACCATCCGGTTTGGCTCAATACACACTTTAACCATCCAAAAGAAATTACACCGGAAGCGAAGCTGGCTTGCGAAATGCTCGCCAATGCTGGTGTTCCGCTCGGCAACCAAGCAGTTATTTTAGCTGGCATTAACGATTGTGCGAATACGATGAAAAAGCTGGTGCAGGACCTGGTCAAAATCCGCGTTCGCCCGTATTACATCTATCAATGCGACCTGTCAGAGGGCATTGGACACTTCCGCGCGCCTGTCAGCAAAGGGATCGAAATCATTGAGCACCTGCGCGGCCATACTTCCGGCTATGCAGTGCCGACCTTTGTAGTAGACGCTCCACACGGCGGCGGTAAAATTCCAGTCAGCCCGAACTACATTATTTCGCAAGCGTCCGATAAAGTCGTCCTGCGGAACTTTGAAGGCGTTATCACGTCCTATCCAGAGCCGAAGCAATACCATGAGCATGATGAAGAAAACTGCGAGTACTGCATTGCTGCAAAAGGCAAAGCGGTTGGGATCGCAGCACTCATGCAAGACGAGGTGGACAATCTGGAGCCGACTGATCTGCCGCGCAACAAGCGTATCAAAGCAACCAAGGTCAAGTCACTCGCAGATGTACGTTCGGAGCAAAAGGCCAAGAAAGAACAGACTACTGTCGAGACGAAGGAAGCTTCAGGAAAATAA
- a CDS encoding sigma-54 interaction domain-containing protein: MPLSDTVEMLQAILGAIDEGIHVVDANGITIFYNHVAAKLDGLTSEEVLGKPLLEVFPSLDRQSSTLLRVIDSGESIYNQTQTYKNWKGMRVETINTTLPVRVGKRLVGAVEVAKDIGKLKELSERLVDLQAKISKPKRTKRTVDETTFHFDDILTMSEKMKRLKERARKAARTSSPVLIYGETGTGKELFVQSIHHASVRTSKPFIAQNCAALPAALLESLLFGTTKGSFTGADDRPGLFELADGGTLFLDELNSMPLDLQAKLLRVLQDGQIRRIGGSQSTKVDVRVIAAVNEAPQSLVERGVMRTDLYYRINVVSFELPPLRERREDVDMLIDHFLQKFNRIFGMNVRGISSEVARLFAMYDWPGNVRELEHVIEAAMNMVESDIILLDHLPTHLLERPQSEKKEAPISAQLLSKEGCTLPEILREVEEKVIKEAMQQTDGNVLRAAKLLGIPRQTLQYKLSQRMIPPC, from the coding sequence ATGCCGTTGTCAGATACGGTAGAAATGTTGCAGGCGATCTTGGGTGCTATCGATGAAGGAATTCACGTTGTGGACGCAAATGGCATTACGATTTTCTACAATCACGTCGCAGCCAAGCTCGATGGGCTGACCTCAGAGGAGGTGTTGGGGAAGCCATTGTTGGAGGTTTTTCCTTCGCTTGATCGACAGTCGAGTACCCTGCTTCGTGTCATCGATAGTGGCGAATCAATCTACAACCAGACACAGACATATAAGAACTGGAAGGGAATGCGTGTGGAGACAATCAACACAACACTTCCGGTGAGAGTAGGCAAACGGTTAGTCGGTGCAGTCGAGGTGGCGAAGGATATTGGCAAGCTAAAAGAACTGTCGGAGCGCTTAGTCGATCTTCAGGCCAAGATTAGCAAGCCGAAACGGACAAAACGCACGGTAGATGAAACGACTTTCCATTTCGATGACATTTTGACGATGAGTGAAAAAATGAAACGCCTCAAAGAACGCGCTCGAAAAGCTGCCCGGACATCTTCTCCCGTGTTGATATACGGCGAAACCGGGACGGGAAAAGAACTGTTTGTCCAATCTATTCACCATGCGTCTGTCCGCACCAGTAAGCCATTCATCGCGCAAAACTGTGCCGCGCTGCCGGCTGCGCTGCTCGAAAGCTTGCTGTTTGGCACGACAAAAGGAAGCTTCACAGGAGCCGATGATCGGCCAGGGCTATTCGAGCTGGCGGACGGCGGTACTCTATTTCTGGATGAACTGAACAGCATGCCGCTCGATTTGCAGGCAAAGCTGCTGCGAGTCCTCCAGGACGGTCAGATCAGACGGATCGGCGGGAGCCAATCGACCAAAGTGGACGTACGGGTAATCGCTGCAGTCAACGAGGCACCGCAGTCACTCGTGGAGCGAGGAGTCATGCGAACCGACCTGTACTACCGGATCAATGTCGTCTCTTTTGAATTGCCGCCATTGCGGGAGCGCAGAGAAGATGTGGATATGCTGATCGATCATTTCTTGCAAAAGTTCAACCGGATCTTCGGTATGAATGTACGTGGAATCAGCAGCGAAGTGGCACGTTTGTTTGCTATGTATGATTGGCCGGGGAACGTACGTGAACTGGAACATGTCATAGAAGCAGCCATGAATATGGTGGAATCGGACATTATTTTGTTGGACCATCTTCCGACTCATTTGCTGGAACGCCCGCAATCTGAGAAAAAAGAAGCGCCTATTTCGGCGCAACTCCTGTCAAAGGAAGGCTGTACGCTGCCAGAAATTTTGCGTGAGGTAGAGGAAAAAGTGATCAAAGAGGCGATGCAGCAAACGGACGGCAATGTCCTTCGTGCCGCCAAGCTCTTGGGAATCCCAAGACAGACGCTGCAATACAAGCTCTCGCAACGAATGATCCCTCCCTGTTGA
- a CDS encoding DUF1934 domain-containing protein, which translates to MQDIQVKLTARHHVEGNWEETTHSYEGKRVQKATAWYLTYKEQMEGVGEVSTTLKLTDTSITLVRQGGVSTRQQFEKGASTHSTYQSPYGPFAMETHTNKLRIRYEAEVPVQVEIAYQLWMNEQYAGEHELKIELGK; encoded by the coding sequence ATGCAAGACATACAAGTGAAATTGACGGCACGGCATCATGTCGAAGGCAACTGGGAAGAAACGACCCACAGCTATGAAGGCAAGCGCGTACAAAAAGCAACCGCGTGGTACTTGACCTACAAAGAGCAGATGGAGGGCGTCGGCGAAGTAAGCACGACACTGAAGCTGACAGATACGTCCATTACGCTGGTTCGTCAGGGCGGAGTTTCAACCAGACAGCAATTCGAAAAAGGAGCCAGCACCCATTCTACCTATCAAAGTCCCTATGGTCCGTTTGCAATGGAGACGCATACGAACAAGCTGCGAATCCGCTACGAAGCAGAGGTTCCTGTACAGGTAGAAATCGCATACCAGCTATGGATGAATGAGCAGTACGCTGGCGAGCATGAGCTGAAAATAGAGCTAGGAAAATAA
- a CDS encoding MFS transporter yields the protein MREVFAYAPFRKLFFSNLFSGFGQGMTMIGIAWFLVETTGSAQLLGSTMFTSAVLMFFIGPYIGTLIDRYSRKKMLLVENLIGFSVLGMLAIWGFFGEYTEWMLIVIYLTTTFMYQIHYPTQSALVQETFEPKHYNSINSLLEIEGQTASVLAGAFAGILLSSYGLHVVIIFNAITYLFAFTLLSTMTYTFTLEKEAKQNQGVAWTEQLMESWRYIRQKKGFLLFGISALMPFIAVMATNLLKPVYISQTLQAGVSVYSLGEVTYALGAVAAGLLVAFVVSKMGQLAAMIGNTLLFAIAIVVMIALPYGWALIAAYTFYGWSNASVRLIRQSLYMTVVPKHQMGRVMSFFNSIGMMMRLVLIGLFTAMIDYTGAGIGYLVLAGLLLLAAIGIAATMRYLLADAKAEAAVATEER from the coding sequence ATGAGAGAAGTATTTGCCTACGCACCATTTCGAAAGCTGTTCTTTTCCAATCTTTTCTCTGGCTTTGGGCAAGGCATGACGATGATCGGGATTGCCTGGTTCCTCGTGGAAACGACAGGCTCGGCTCAACTTTTGGGCTCGACCATGTTTACTTCTGCGGTACTGATGTTTTTCATTGGGCCGTATATCGGGACGCTCATCGATCGTTACTCCCGCAAAAAAATGCTGCTGGTAGAAAACTTGATCGGATTTAGCGTACTCGGCATGCTCGCGATCTGGGGCTTTTTTGGAGAGTACACCGAGTGGATGCTAATCGTGATCTATTTGACGACGACCTTTATGTACCAGATTCATTACCCGACGCAGTCCGCGCTGGTTCAGGAGACGTTCGAGCCCAAGCACTACAACAGCATTAACAGTCTGCTCGAGATCGAAGGACAGACTGCATCCGTTCTTGCTGGGGCGTTTGCGGGGATTTTGCTTAGCTCCTACGGGCTGCATGTGGTGATTATTTTCAATGCGATTACCTATTTGTTCGCCTTTACCTTGCTGTCTACCATGACGTATACCTTCACGCTGGAAAAAGAAGCGAAGCAAAACCAGGGTGTCGCGTGGACGGAGCAGCTGATGGAAAGCTGGCGGTACATTCGGCAAAAGAAAGGCTTCCTCCTGTTTGGCATATCGGCACTCATGCCCTTCATTGCTGTTATGGCTACGAACTTATTGAAGCCTGTTTACATAAGCCAAACGCTGCAGGCGGGTGTTTCAGTTTATTCGCTGGGAGAGGTCACGTATGCACTGGGTGCGGTGGCGGCAGGTTTACTCGTTGCTTTCGTCGTTAGCAAGATGGGGCAACTGGCAGCCATGATCGGCAATACGCTGTTGTTCGCGATTGCCATTGTCGTCATGATTGCTTTGCCGTATGGCTGGGCGCTGATTGCGGCGTACACGTTTTACGGGTGGAGCAACGCTTCTGTGCGCTTGATTCGGCAATCGCTCTATATGACAGTTGTGCCGAAGCATCAGATGGGGCGGGTGATGAGCTTTTTCAACTCAATCGGCATGATGATGCGTTTGGTCCTGATCGGTTTGTTTACGGCTATGATCGATTACACGGGGGCAGGAATCGGGTACTTGGTGTTGGCGGGTCTGCTGCTGCTTGCGGCGATCGGGATTGCTGCTACCATGAGATACCTGCTGGCGGATGCCAAAGCGGAGGCGGCGGTTGCCACAGAAGAGCGATGA
- the speB gene encoding agmatinase, giving the protein MRFDEAYSGNVFIRSHGNYEESQAVIYGMPMDWTVSFRPGSRFGPSRIREVSIGLEEYSPYLDRLLEDIKYFDAGDIPLPFGNVEGSLDAIRTFVAKVLADGKFPLGLGGEHLVSWPVFQAVYEKYKDMVVFHFDAHTDLRDNYEGYEYSHSTPIKKVCNLIGGKNVYSFGIRSGMKDEFEWAKENMHLYKYDVLEPVKQVLPTIGNRPIYLSIDIDVLDPAHAPGTGTTEAGGITSRELLDTIHFMANNGANVIGCDLVEVAPVYDHSEMTQIAASKIVRELLLSFVK; this is encoded by the coding sequence ATGCGTTTTGACGAAGCATACTCTGGAAATGTCTTTATCCGTAGTCACGGGAATTACGAAGAAAGCCAAGCGGTTATTTACGGTATGCCAATGGACTGGACAGTGAGCTTCCGTCCGGGCTCTCGTTTTGGCCCTTCCCGTATTCGCGAGGTTTCTATCGGTCTGGAAGAGTACAGCCCGTACTTGGACAGGCTGTTGGAAGACATCAAATACTTTGATGCCGGCGATATTCCTCTTCCTTTTGGAAACGTGGAAGGTAGCCTGGATGCGATCCGTACATTCGTGGCAAAAGTATTGGCAGATGGCAAATTCCCATTGGGTCTGGGTGGAGAGCACTTGGTTTCCTGGCCAGTTTTCCAAGCGGTTTATGAAAAGTACAAGGACATGGTCGTGTTCCACTTTGACGCGCATACAGACCTGCGCGACAACTACGAGGGATACGAATACTCCCACTCCACCCCGATCAAAAAGGTATGCAACCTGATCGGCGGCAAAAATGTATATTCGTTCGGTATCCGCAGCGGGATGAAGGACGAGTTTGAGTGGGCAAAAGAAAACATGCATCTGTACAAATACGATGTACTGGAGCCAGTGAAGCAAGTGTTGCCTACCATCGGCAACCGTCCAATCTACCTGTCAATTGACATCGATGTATTGGACCCTGCGCACGCTCCAGGTACAGGTACAACAGAAGCAGGCGGCATCACGTCTCGTGAGCTGCTCGATACCATTCACTTCATGGCAAACAACGGTGCGAATGTCATTGGTTGTGACCTGGTAGAGGTTGCTCCTGTGTATGACCACAGTGAAATGACGCAAATCGCGGCATCCAAAATCGTTCGCGAGCTCCTCTTGAGCTTTGTAAAATAA